A window of Arcobacter acticola genomic DNA:
CAACATCTAGTAATTCACCCTCTTTTAAATTTGAGAATCCTAACTTTTCTGGGATTGCAGCATCTTGTGTTTTTGCTACTTTTGCTTTCTTTTGTGCTTCTGTTTCAAAAATTTCATCTGTCATAAGTGGTGTTAATAAATATGTATCTTCGATATTTTCTTTTTGATTAAAGATATCATCATCTGTTTTTTCTAAACTTAAACCAGTTGTTTTGTAAATATCAGCTTTTACTGTATCAATTGTATTTTTATTAATTTCTTGCTCAGATATTAAAATATTTTTTTGAATATATTTATTATCAGGAATTGAAGTTATAAAATAATCACTACAAAAATCATATTCAATAATATTATCAAAACTATCTAAGGCTACATCAGTAAAATATTTATTACATTCTTGCCAATCTTTTTTTAAGCCCAATAAATAATCTAATCTATCCCAAAAAAGTTTAACTATATTTTTATCAATACTTTTAATTTCATTTTCATTTAAACCATCTCTTCTAATCACTATTAGATTAGCTCTAGTTTCTTTTTCCGTTTCATATAATTCTAATTGCCATTTATCTAAAATAATATCACCTGAGATAACATTGTATTCAAAGATTATTTTGCTTACTTCTAGTTTATTTCTATATGAATCAATCACAAAACTTTTATCTTTATTATTTTCATTTGAAATAGTAAAAAGTATTTTAGCAGCATCAAAAACTGCATTTTTTGAAATATTTGGATAATTCTTTTTTGCTACAATAATATTTTTTGATGCATCAATATCTTGTTTTTGTGAGCAACCTGCGAACACTAGTATTATTAATATAATTATAATTTTATTCATAAAATACCTTATCTATTAACTGCATACAAATCTAATTTACTTAAAAATTTATAATCTTGATCTGATTCAACATTTTCAACTATTAGTTTTATATCATTTACTTCTGCATAAACTACAATATTTTTTATTCTATGTTTTTTTACTAAATCATTATGAATATTTTGAGTTAAGTCTTTATCTATTTTTATGTAATTGATTTTTGCTTCTGATAAATCATCTAAAGAGTACTCTTTAGTTTTAAATCTTTTAAGTAATATTTCAAATTTTAATTCACTTGCTTGTTTAACGAATTTAACAAAATCACCCTTATTAGCAGATGCTGTATAAGATGTTATACTAAATAAAATATTATTTACTACATTTTTATCTTCATGTACTAAATCATATAAAAACTTCATAAACTCTTTATCTATAATAGTTTTAATTGATAGATTAATAGCTATTTTATAGTTTATTTTATTTTTTCTAATATACTCTAGAGCTTTGACAATAACTTGCTTATCAAAAGTAGTATTTAAATGTAATTTTTCACTAATTGACATAAATGATCCAATTGCTATCTCATTACCATTTTCATCTCTTAATATTGGTTTTAATTCTCTTAATAATAACTCATCATCAAAAGAATAAGAATCATAGGCAAATGATATATTAAAGAAGTTATTATTTATAATATATTTTACTTTTTCTTCTGTTTTTTCTATTTCATTATGAATAAGATTTTCTTCAACAATTTTATAAGAATTTACACCACTTGAAACTGCATCTAAATAAGCACTATTTACTGAATCTAAAATTGAATCAATTGTTCCGTACTTATCAATTTTTGTTCCACCTATATGAAAAATATTTTCAGGTAATTTATAGTTTTTATATATTTCTTCATTTAATCCATTAATAATACTATTAGAAAAAGTATCTGCATCGTTGTATTCTAAACCTTTTACTAAGATAATAAATTCTGGACCATGAATTCTATAAAAAGTAATTTTATTATCCTTATGTTGAAAAATGATATTATTTATAACATTGACATAAGACAAAATAAAATCATCTGTTTTTACACTACCATTTACATTTTCTATTTGGCCTAATTTTGCAATTTTTAATAAAAAGATATAACCTTCAGCTGAAGATACAAACATACTTTTCATATCAATATCAAACATTTTTTTATCATATAAACCTGTTAAACTATCTGTTAATAAATTTCGCTCCATAGACTCTTTATTAATATTTAATTCATTTGCCATAGAAGCTATTTTATTTGATAACTTTGATATATTTGTTACTAGATTTTTATATTCACTATTTTGATTTATAATTTTGTCATTTATATTCATAAATTTATGTTCAATAATATTTGTGACAATCTTATCAAGATATTGAATTGGTTCTATTACATATTTTTTTTCTATATATTTACTATAAAAAACAACAATTATCGTAATTGGAATAAATAAAAGAAATGCTAAAAATAAAAGTTTATTAAAGTATTCGTAAATTTCTTTTTTTAAATAATAATCATTAATAGTATATTCAACACTAGCATAATTAATATCTGCTATTTTTAACTCTTTTGTGATAGATTCATCTAATTTTATATTATAAAAATATTTATATATACTGAAAAGATCTTCCTCTTTATTTACTATATCTTCATTATTTAGTAAATTTAAATCAAGTGAAACTAAGAAATTTATAATCTCATTATTTCTAAATAATTGATATTTAATTATTAATTTTTCATTTGGATTGAAACTAGCAGATGGAATAAATTCAAAAAAAGATGTACCTTCTATTTTTTGTATTTCCCCAAATTTTGCATCAGTAGTTACGTCAGCTAAATTCCAAGAAGAGTGAGAGAAATTATTTGTTTGATAAATCAAACTTTCTTTACTAAGTAATATTTTATTATATTTGATTTTTATATTACTTATAAAAGAAGTACTCAAAGCATCTTTTCTATATTCATTTAATAATGTTTTATCAAATAATAGAGTAGGATCTTTGAATTTATTTGTATATTTATCTATGTTTAACTCATAATTTGTTTTAGCATTAATAAAAGCATTTTCTTTAAAATCAAAGAAAATAGACCAAAATAATAAAAATAAAACAGCTACAAACATCAATAGAATGATGCTTATATTTTTTATTGTTCTACTTATTATATTTTTTTGCATTATTGAACCTCAGAAGTAGGAACTTTTACATCATCCAAACCAAATTCTGGTTTTCTTGGAATAATTCTTACTTCATCATCAATAAATTTATTTGGCATTTCTTCTTCACCTATTGGATTTACCTCTTTTGCTTCATTCACTTTTGTTTCTAGTTTTTTAATTGGAATTGTTTTTTCTTCTATTTTATCTTCAACTAATCTTTCAATTGGATTAGCTAGTTTTTCTTGAGCTTTTTCTTCATCTAATTTTTTTATAAAATCCTCTATTGATTTTTCTTTAACAACTGATTTTTCAATTTCTACAGTTTTCTCAGCCATAACTGGCTTTTCAACTTCTATAGGTTTTTCAGCTATAACTTGTTTTTGGATTTCTACAGGTTTTTCTTGAACATAATCTTTTAAAGGAACTGCCTTTTTATATTCAGTTTTAGAACTCTCTTCTATATATTCAAATTCTGGTTTTTTCTCTGGCTCTTTTTTATCAGGTAAAATATTTGAATTATATAATCCTTGCTCTTTTGAAACTTTTTGTACAGTCGGATAATATAAAACTCCACTATCCCCTAATAATTGAATATCTCTTTGAGCCTCATCATATGTTTTATATACTCCATAATTCCATCTAATTAATTGAGTTCCATTGAAATAATCAAATTTATAAGACTTCTCATATAAACTAGGTTTTTCTATTAATATTTTTTCTAATTCTTTTTTATCATTAAATGATGTTATATTAATAGTAAAACTTTCTGGATTAGCATTTATAAATTCTAATTTACTTTCTTCATTAAATTGGAATTCTTCTATTTTTTTCTCTTGTTTAATTTTCTCAATTGTATTTATTTTCTCTACAATTTTAATTTCTGCAGGTGGAGCCTTAACTGTTAATCCTACAATATAATCATTATATGCTTGTTTCGCATCTTTTACTTTTACAAGCGTTAATGATTTTTTATTATTAGCTTTTGCTAATTTATTCATTTCAATCTTAGCAATATCTGGATTTTCGTAAATTCCATGTACAATTTTAGAATTAAGTACAAAATTATTTACAGTGCTATATGCAAATGAGTTTTTATCTAAATTATTACTTTTTATAAAAGCAGTTGCGTCTTCTTGATTATTAAATGTTGCCATTTCAATAGTGTAGAAGTTATCATCAGCTGAAAGGAAAGTTTTTATAAAGTTATTAATATTTTCATCTTTTAATGCTTTTCCAGCTAATGAATTTCTTAATTCTTCATCTTTTCTTCTCTCATCTTCTCTTTCTAATCTTTCTTTTTCAGTTAAAAATTTATCATCTATATAAATATTTTGTGTGTAATTACTTTTTGAGAAATCAATAAATTTAGGATGTTCAGGATCCATATCAAAAAATACTAATAAATCCCCCGTATAACCTAATAATGTAAAGAAATCTGTAATATTACCACTTTCATATTTTATTAGCTCAATTTCTGCTGCATTTAATTGTTTATGTCCTTGAAGTAAAGATTGTAAATCTTGTTGACCTAAATTAAATTCATCCCAATATGCTTCGACCATTTTTCTTAATGATATAACTTCTGAAATATTACTTTTTAGTGATTCATTTGTTGATTTTATAGAAGTAAATAATTTAGAAATATTCCATTTTAATTTTTTCTTCTCTTCATCCAATTGAAAATTTAATTCTCTAATAGTACTAAAAGAGCTTAAAATCTTATTTTTATCTCTTCCACCATTGTATAAATTGAATGTAAGTTTAAGAAGACCATTGAAGTTTTGTTCTCTACTTTCTGCATCTTCTGCATCCATTATATTATCAAGTGAAACTTCAAAATCTAACTTAGGAGAAAATGATGATTCTTTAGATTTTAAATTAAATTTTTCTGATTCTATTGATTCATAATAATTTAAAATTGTTCTATTTCTTTTTAGTCCTCTTTCATATAATAAATCAAATGTTGAAACATTAATATTAAAATTTTTCTCATAAGGAAGAGTTTCTACATAGTTATTTCCCACTATATATTCATAATATCTAACAGACTCAACAAGTTTAGATCTTACTTTTGTAAGTGCAGTTTGTGCATTTGATACATTTGCTTTTATTGCTGTTAAATCTCCAATAGTAGCTGCACCATTATCATATTTGATTGTAACAATTTCTAAAATTCTATTTAGATTTTTCATATTGTTTTCACTTGCAAGTACAGTTCTATATGCAAAAACAACATCAAAATATGCTTTTATTGCTTTTGTTATTTGTTCTTGCAAAACAAGATGATATTTATTTTTAGCTACATTTAACTCTTTTTCTAAACTTTTAACATTGTTAGAAGTTTCTCCACCTGAATAAATATTTTGGCTTAGAATAAATTTATAATTTCTATCGTTGTAGTATTTAAAGAATTTATCATTTGCATTACTTCCAGATTGTGTTCGTCCTGTTTCTGATTCAAAACCAAAAGTTGGATAATACCCTGCTATTGCATCCTTTAGTTTAATTTCACTTTGAATTACTTGTTCTCTTGATGCTTTTAATAAAGCACTATTAGATACTGTTTCTAAAACAACATCCATCAATGACACTTTTTTGTAATTAGTCATATCTGTTTTTATGAAATTAAGAGTTCATTTTTTACATTAACAGAGAATAACATATCAATTGAAGCAAAAGAAAGATTAACTATTGGAATAATTGGAAATGACTATGAAAAGATATTATCAGAAAAATTTCCTAATGCTAATATAAAAATTTATGAAGATTACATTTATTCAATAGAAGCTTTAAAAAATAAAGATATTGATTTTATTTATGAAGACCAAATTCCAATTAATTTTTATACTGTAAAAAACAATTTCTTTCATTTAATCAAAGCTACGAATAATCTAATTTTAAAAAATCCTGTACATGCAATAGCCTATGATAAAAAAAATGCAAAGATATTTAATGAAGGATTTATAAATATACCTCTTAGCGAGTTACTAAAATTAGAAAAAAAATGGATAATCAATAACAATGATTACTATTATTTAAATTTTAAACAACAATTTAATCTAACAAATGAAGAAATTGCATTTTTAAAAAAGCATACTATTAACACTTCTATTTCAAATTCATGGGCACCTTTTACTTTTAAATCAAATGCAGGAGAAGCTCAAGGTATTTCTTCTGAATATTGGGAATTGATTTTAGAAAAATTAAATGCAAAAAATAAAAATGTCTTTTTTGATAATTTCTCAGATCAACTTGAAGGAATCAAAAATAAAGAAAATGATTTAATCTTTAGCGTAGGAGAAACTCCTCAAAGAAAAGAGTATGCACTCTTTTCAAAAGAGTATGTGAGATTTCCAATATCAATTGTCACAAAAAAAGATGAAAATTTTATAGAAAGTTTTTCTTCTATAATTGGTAAAAAAATAGCAATTGGGAATAATTTTACTGCTCATAATATTCTAAAAAACAACTATCCAAATTTAGAATTTATTTTAGTTGATAGTGTTAAAAAAGGATTAGACTTAGTCTCAAAAAATAAAGCTTATGCATATATTGATATTAAACCTGTACTTTTTTATAATATTGCAAAATATGAATATACAGATCTTAAAATATCAGGAAATACAGGAGCAGACTTTAGCTTGAAGTTTATGATAAGAGATGATTACCCTATATTAGAATCTATTTTAAATAAAGCAATATCATCTATTTCTTTAAATGAATTAAATACAATAATAACAAAATGGAATAATATTCAATTTCAGACTACTTTTAATTACGACTTGTTCTGGAAAATTGCTTTTATAATTTTACTAATATTGCTAGCTTTTGTTCATCGAACAAGAACACTTAAAAAACTAAATAGCAAACTAAAAATTACAATTGAAGAAAAAACTCAAAAACTAAATGAAATAAATAAAAATCTAGAATCATTAGTAGAACAAAAAAGTCAAGAATTACTTCAAAAAGAAAATATCCTAAATCATCAATCAAAAATGGCAGCAATGGGAGAGATGATTGAAAACATAGCTCATCAATGGAGACAACCATTATCTGTAATATCAACCGTTGCCACAGGAGCAAAATTAAAAAAAGAGTTGGGATTATTAAAGGATGATGACTTTTATGAAACTATGAATATTATAAATAATTCATCACAACACTTATCTAATACCATTGATGATTTTAGGAATTTCTTTAATAATGATAAAGAAGTTGTTTTATTTAATATAGATATTCCAATAGAAAAAGTTTTATATTTAATTAGTACAAAACTAAAAAATAGAAATATAACTGTTATTAAAAATTGTAAAGAAATTTTTGTAACAGGACTTGAAAATGAGTTTATTCAAGTTATTTTAAATATTATAAATAATGCCATGGATGCATTTGAAAATAAAAAGAACAATCACAAGTTTATATTTATTGATGCTTATAAAGAAAAAAATAATGTACTTATAAAAATTAAAGATAATGCAGGTGGGATAGAAAAAAATATCATTGATAGAGTTTTTGAACCATACTTCACAACAAAACATAAAAGCCAAGGAACAGGTATAGGGCTATATATGTCACTTGAAATTATAAAAAAACATATGAATGGAAATTTAACAGTATGCAATAAAAACTACACATATAAAAATATAGAATACTCAGGTGCAGAATTTATCATTGAAATTCCATGTGAGAAATAAAAATTCATACTTTATATAACTTTAGTAAACTCTTCAAAAAGTCTATTATCAAGTGGAATTTCAAGTTTTAACTCCAAAGATATTGGTCTATTTCCACTATATTTCACACTATTTGCAAAACCTAAATATATAAACTCTTGAGTTTTTTTATCCACTTGAACAAATTTTCGTACAAAAATATGAAGTTTTACTTTATGTTTTTGATTTTCGACTAATCTCTGTCCATCACCTTTATCTTGACTTTGACTTGGTTTACTTTGATAAGTAAATGTATCTTTAGATAAAAATGCATTATGATAAATTGCTGATTTTGAGAACTTCTCTTTTTCTAAATTTATAAATAAGAAAAAATCATCTTGGTATTTTAAAAATCCACTTCCTCTAAAAGAACTATGAATTTTTGGAAAATTACAAAGTTGCGCAATATTTAACATATTGTATTTTGCATATAGTTTTAGAAATGGCATTGCAAAATCAGCTGTTCCAAACTCCTCTTCATAAGTGTAAATTCCATAATTTATGCTATCTTCAAAAATCTCTTTATATTTTAAATTTTCTAAAAGAGATTCAAACTCTTTTGTTTTTACTATTTTTTTTCCATCAAAATCTATAAGTTTTAAGTATCTGCTAATTTGTCCTGAATCAAAATAATCTTGATTTAAATAATAAAAACTATGAATAATAGTATCTTTAGAAACTTTTTTTAGATATTTTCCTAAAATCTTAAAAGCTATCTTTTCATCACAAAAGTCATGGGATATTAGATATTTTAATATTACAAATTCATAAACTCTTTTTATTGGAAGTTGATTTTCTATAAATCTAATTGCTTTTATAAAATCTTCATTTTGACACAAAATTTTATATTCACTTTTTTTCTTTTCATCTTCTACTTTTGATAAAAATTCTATATATGATTTACTTTCATCTATAAACTTCAAAGGATTAATCACATCATCAAAGGCTAAGTAATCTACAAGCTTTGGCACTTGATTATTCATCAAAAGTTTGAACTCAAAGTATTGCTCTTTTAAATATTTTAAGTTATTG
This region includes:
- a CDS encoding EAL domain-containing protein; protein product: MQKNIISRTIKNISIILLMFVAVLFLLFWSIFFDFKENAFINAKTNYELNIDKYTNKFKDPTLLFDKTLLNEYRKDALSTSFISNIKIKYNKILLSKESLIYQTNNFSHSSWNLADVTTDAKFGEIQKIEGTSFFEFIPSASFNPNEKLIIKYQLFRNNEIINFLVSLDLNLLNNEDIVNKEEDLFSIYKYFYNIKLDESITKELKIADINYASVEYTINDYYLKKEIYEYFNKLLFLAFLLFIPITIIVVFYSKYIEKKYVIEPIQYLDKIVTNIIEHKFMNINDKIINQNSEYKNLVTNISKLSNKIASMANELNINKESMERNLLTDSLTGLYDKKMFDIDMKSMFVSSAEGYIFLLKIAKLGQIENVNGSVKTDDFILSYVNVINNIIFQHKDNKITFYRIHGPEFIILVKGLEYNDADTFSNSIINGLNEEIYKNYKLPENIFHIGGTKIDKYGTIDSILDSVNSAYLDAVSSGVNSYKIVEENLIHNEIEKTEEKVKYIINNNFFNISFAYDSYSFDDELLLRELKPILRDENGNEIAIGSFMSISEKLHLNTTFDKQVIVKALEYIRKNKINYKIAINLSIKTIIDKEFMKFLYDLVHEDKNVVNNILFSITSYTASANKGDFVKFVKQASELKFEILLKRFKTKEYSLDDLSEAKINYIKIDKDLTQNIHNDLVKKHRIKNIVVYAEVNDIKLIVENVESDQDYKFLSKLDLYAVNR
- a CDS encoding TolC family protein — encoded protein: MTNYKKVSLMDVVLETVSNSALLKASREQVIQSEIKLKDAIAGYYPTFGFESETGRTQSGSNANDKFFKYYNDRNYKFILSQNIYSGGETSNNVKSLEKELNVAKNKYHLVLQEQITKAIKAYFDVVFAYRTVLASENNMKNLNRILEIVTIKYDNGAATIGDLTAIKANVSNAQTALTKVRSKLVESVRYYEYIVGNNYVETLPYEKNFNINVSTFDLLYERGLKRNRTILNYYESIESEKFNLKSKESSFSPKLDFEVSLDNIMDAEDAESREQNFNGLLKLTFNLYNGGRDKNKILSSFSTIRELNFQLDEEKKKLKWNISKLFTSIKSTNESLKSNISEVISLRKMVEAYWDEFNLGQQDLQSLLQGHKQLNAAEIELIKYESGNITDFFTLLGYTGDLLVFFDMDPEHPKFIDFSKSNYTQNIYIDDKFLTEKERLEREDERRKDEELRNSLAGKALKDENINNFIKTFLSADDNFYTIEMATFNNQEDATAFIKSNNLDKNSFAYSTVNNFVLNSKIVHGIYENPDIAKIEMNKLAKANNKKSLTLVKVKDAKQAYNDYIVGLTVKAPPAEIKIVEKINTIEKIKQEKKIEEFQFNEESKLEFINANPESFTINITSFNDKKELEKILIEKPSLYEKSYKFDYFNGTQLIRWNYGVYKTYDEAQRDIQLLGDSGVLYYPTVQKVSKEQGLYNSNILPDKKEPEKKPEFEYIEESSKTEYKKAVPLKDYVQEKPVEIQKQVIAEKPIEVEKPVMAEKTVEIEKSVVKEKSIEDFIKKLDEEKAQEKLANPIERLVEDKIEEKTIPIKKLETKVNEAKEVNPIGEEEMPNKFIDDEVRIIPRKPEFGLDDVKVPTSEVQ
- a CDS encoding transporter substrate-binding domain-containing protein, producing MSNSWAPFTFKSNAGEAQGISSEYWELILEKLNAKNKNVFFDNFSDQLEGIKNKENDLIFSVGETPQRKEYALFSKEYVRFPISIVTKKDENFIESFSSIIGKKIAIGNNFTAHNILKNNYPNLEFILVDSVKKGLDLVSKNKAYAYIDIKPVLFYNIAKYEYTDLKISGNTGADFSLKFMIRDDYPILESILNKAISSISLNELNTIITKWNNIQFQTTFNYDLFWKIAFIILLILLAFVHRTRTLKKLNSKLKITIEEKTQKLNEINKNLESLVEQKSQELLQKENILNHQSKMAAMGEMIENIAHQWRQPLSVISTVATGAKLKKELGLLKDDDFYETMNIINNSSQHLSNTIDDFRNFFNNDKEVVLFNIDIPIEKVLYLISTKLKNRNITVIKNCKEIFVTGLENEFIQVILNIINNAMDAFENKKNNHKFIFIDAYKEKNNVLIKIKDNAGGIEKNIIDRVFEPYFTTKHKSQGTGIGLYMSLEIIKKHMNGNLTVCNKNYTYKNIEYSGAEFIIEIPCEK